A genomic segment from Desulfonatronum lacustre DSM 10312 encodes:
- a CDS encoding sensor histidine kinase, whose amino-acid sequence MPEINSQLKSYIPSRTAIAYALVAGIWIAFSDHLLALLVDDPGTLIRLQTYKGWFFVLVTAILLYFALRKQVLLLEQKGRQLILHEHQFRRLVDNASLPIFIQTSGVFAYLNKQALNLYGAASPENLLGRSVLERVHPRHHQEVRARIRLLNEAKEAVPSLEQTHLRLDGVEFFVDVSAAPFQFQGRHGAVVFVRDITEKKRFEEELRELNQQLELRVKERTARLEEVNQELEAFSYSVSHDLRAPLRGIDGFSQALLEDYHGQLDDQGRDYLDRVRKASQRMGLLIDDLLKLSRVSRAELSVTNVNLSQLTEDVLVGLSESEPERDVETVVEQGLIATADPTLILIVLENLLDNAWKFTRYAHRPRVEFGRRMMSNEEVFFLKDNGVGFDMTYAGKLFTAFQRLHSLERFPGTGIGLATTTRIIRRHGGRIWAQAEPDKGATFFFTLPDVSAVGDQLV is encoded by the coding sequence ATGCCGGAAATCAACAGCCAGCTCAAATCGTATATTCCTTCACGTACCGCCATTGCCTATGCCTTGGTGGCCGGGATTTGGATCGCCTTTTCCGATCATCTGCTGGCTTTGTTGGTCGACGACCCAGGCACTTTGATCAGGTTACAGACCTACAAAGGGTGGTTTTTCGTCCTGGTCACGGCCATTCTGCTCTATTTCGCGCTCAGAAAACAGGTTCTGCTTCTGGAGCAAAAGGGCCGGCAGTTGATTCTCCACGAGCATCAATTTCGTCGCTTGGTGGACAACGCCTCTCTACCCATCTTTATTCAGACCAGCGGCGTCTTTGCCTATCTCAACAAGCAGGCTTTGAACCTCTATGGAGCGGCTTCACCGGAAAACCTTTTGGGGCGCTCGGTCCTGGAGCGGGTACATCCTCGACACCACCAAGAAGTCCGGGCGCGAATACGCCTGCTCAACGAGGCAAAAGAAGCCGTACCATCACTTGAACAAACCCATCTCAGGCTTGATGGAGTTGAGTTTTTCGTGGACGTCAGCGCCGCCCCCTTCCAGTTTCAGGGACGTCACGGAGCCGTTGTTTTCGTTCGTGACATTACGGAAAAGAAAAGATTCGAGGAGGAACTGCGGGAGCTGAACCAGCAACTGGAGCTGAGGGTCAAGGAGCGGACCGCCCGGCTGGAGGAAGTCAATCAGGAACTGGAGGCCTTCAGCTACTCCGTGTCCCACGACCTGCGCGCCCCGTTGCGCGGCATCGACGGATTCAGTCAAGCTCTGCTGGAGGATTATCACGGCCAATTGGACGACCAGGGGCGGGACTACCTGGATCGGGTGCGCAAGGCCAGCCAGCGCATGGGGCTGCTTATTGACGATCTGCTCAAGCTGTCCCGAGTGTCACGGGCTGAACTCAGTGTAACGAACGTCAACCTCAGTCAATTGACCGAGGACGTTCTGGTCGGCTTGTCGGAGTCCGAGCCGGAGCGGGACGTGGAAACCGTCGTGGAACAGGGGTTGATCGCCACCGCCGACCCGACCTTGATTCTGATCGTTCTGGAGAACCTTCTGGACAATGCCTGGAAATTCACCCGATACGCCCATCGCCCCAGGGTCGAGTTCGGACGGCGCATGATGAGCAACGAGGAGGTCTTTTTTCTCAAGGACAACGGCGTTGGATTCGACATGACCTATGCCGGAAAATTGTTTACGGCGTTTCAACGCCTGCACTCCTTGGAACGGTTTCCCGGGACGGGAATCGGGTTGGCGACCACGACCCGGATCATCAGGCGACATGGCGGGAGAATCTGGGCCCAAGCCGAACCGGACAAGGGGGCGACCTTCTTCTTCACCCTTCCGGATGTTTCGGCCGTCGGGGATCAACTTGTTTAA